In Drosophila teissieri strain GT53w chromosome 2R, Prin_Dtei_1.1, whole genome shotgun sequence, the following proteins share a genomic window:
- the LOC122613095 gene encoding hydroxysteroid dehydrogenase-like protein 1 has protein sequence MFCTLSTFITFVGVYALASYLYEQLRTPYKLLKIRYFSDTRPTLKERFGDWAAVTGASDGIGKEYAKELARQNINVVLIARSEEKLQAVAKEIAESGAGVQTKIVIADFTKGSQVYEHIEKETANVPISILVNNVGSGKPTSLLKWNQKETQDIIDTNVVAVSQLSRIFFQRMKASKTKGAIVNVSSGTELQPLPYGAYYAASKAYTRSLTLALYHEAKPYGIHVQLLSPNFVVTKINSYSKQIMKGGLFIPSASAYAKSAVDQLRDEVDETSGYLWHHVQNAVATAFTWRVRTYVACKLFRKLSDKKQLN, from the exons ATGTTCTGTACCCTATCAACGTTCATCACTTTCGTTGGCGTTTATGCCTTGGCCTCTTATCTCTACGAGCAGTTAAGAACGCCGTACAAATTGCTCAAAATCAGGTATTTCAGCGATACTAGGCCCACCCTCAAGGAGCGTTTCGGAGACTGGGCCGCTGTCACGGGGGCCAGCGATGGAATTGGCAAGGAATACGCCAAGGAGCTGGCCCGCCAGAACATCAACGTGGTCCTGATCGCCAGAAGCGAGGAGAAACTCCAGGCGGTTGCCAAGGAAATCG cGGAAAGCGGTGCCGGTGTTCAGACTAAGATCGTGATAGCTGATTTTACCAAGGGTTCGCAGGTCTATGAGCACATCGAAAAGGAAACTGCTAATGTACCCATTTCTATACTTG TAAACAACGTTGGATCCGGCAAGCCGACATCATTGCTGAAATGGAACCAGAAAGAAACACAAGACATCATCGACACCAACGTGGTGGCCGTTTCCCAGTTGTCTCGCATCTTCTTCCAGCGCATGAAGGCGTCTAAGACCAAGGGAGCAATTGTCAATGTGAGTTCCGGAACGGAGCTCCAGCCCCTGCCCTATGGAGCCTATTACGCCGCCTCGAAGGCGTACACCCGTAGTTTAACACTGGCTTTGTACCACGAGGCGAAGCCCTATGGCATCCATGTGCAACTGCTGTCCCCGAACTTTGTGGTCACCAAGATCAACTCGTACTCCAAGCAGATCATGAAGGGTGGTCTCTTCATCCCATCGGCTTCTGCTTATGCTAAGAGTGCGGTTGATCAGCTGCGGGACGAAGTGGACGAGACTTCTGGTTACCTGTGGCACCATGTCCAAAATGCTGTGGCCACCGCCTTCACCTGGCGAGTGCGAACCTATGTCGCCTGTAAATTGTTCAGAAAGTTATCCGACAAAAAACAGCtcaattaa